One Mangifera indica cultivar Alphonso chromosome 4, CATAS_Mindica_2.1, whole genome shotgun sequence genomic region harbors:
- the LOC123214529 gene encoding delta(24)-sterol reductase yields the protein MSDLEAPLRPKRKKVWVDYFVQFRWIIVIFVVLPISFTIYFLTYLGDVKSEMKSFKKRQKEHEENVKKVVKRLKERNPRKDGLVCTARKPWIAVGMRNVDYKRARHFEVDLSEFRHILDIDKNQMIAKVEPLVNMGQITRATVPMNLALAVVAELDDLTVGGLINGYGIEGSSHIYGLFSDTVVSYEIVLSDGQVVRATKDNEYKDLFYAIPWSQGTLGLLVSAEIRLIPIKEYMKLTYKPVVGNLKDLAQAYADSFTPRDGDQDNPEKVPDFVEGMIYTPTEGVMMTGRYASKEEAKTRGNVINSVGWWFKPWFYQHAQTALKRGEFTEYIPTREYYHRHTRCLYWEGKLILPFADQFWFRCLFGWLMPPKVSLLKATQGEAIRNYYHEMHIIQDMLVPLYKVGDALEWVHCEMEVYPLWLCPHRLYKLPFKTMVYPEPGFEHHHRQGDTHHAQMYTDVGVYYAPGPVLRGEVFDGAAAVQKMEQWLIENHGFQPQYAVSELSEKNFWRMFDAELYEYCRRKYKAVGTFMSVYYKSKKGRKTEKEVQEAEQAIVEPAYGEVDQPMD from the exons ATGTCAGATCTTGAAGCACCCCTGCGTCCAAAGAGGAAAAAGGTGTGGGTTGATTATTTTGTTCAGTTCAGATggattattgttatttttgttgtgcTCCCTATCTCCTTCACTATCTATTTTCTCACATATCTCGGAGATGTCAAATCCGAGATGAAGTCTTTCAAGAAGCGTCAGAAGGAACATgaagaaaatgttaagaaaGTTGTGAAACGCTTGAAAGAGAGGAACCCAAGAAAGGATGGCCTCGTTTGTACTGCTCGTAAACCCTGGATTGCAGTTGGAATGAGGAATGTGGACTATAAGCGGGCACGCCATTTTGAAGTTGATTTATCAGAGTTCCGTCACATTCTTGACATTGACAAAAACCAAATGATTGCAAAAGTTGAGCCTCTTGTCAACATGGGGCAGATCACCAGGGCTACTGTCCCAATGAATCTTGCCCTTGCCGTGGTTGCAGAGCTGGATGATCTTACTGTTGGTGGCCTCATCAATGGCTATGGAATTGAAGGAAGTTCCCACATCTATGGCCTATTCTCTGATACTGTTGTTTCATACGAAATTGTTCTATCCGATGGTCAAGTTGTTAGGGCTACCAAAGATAATGAGTATAAAGATCTTTTCTACGCAATTCCATGGTCTCAGGGAACTCTGGGTCTTCTTGTCTCTGCCGAGATAAGGCTCATACCCATCAAAGAGTACATGAAACTTACTTACAAGCCTGTAGTGGGTAATCTAAAAGATCTTGCACAGGCTTATGCAGACTCTTTTACACCCAGGGATGGGGATCAGGATAATCCAGAAAAGGTTCCAGATTTTGTAGAAGGCATGATTTACACTCCTACAGAAGGTGTAATGATGACTGGAAGATATGCCTCAAAAGAGGAGGCCAAAACGAGGGGGAATGTCATTAACAGTGTTGGCTGGTGGTTTAAGCCCTGGTTCTACCAGCATGCACAGACAGCACTGAAGAGAGGAGAGTTCACAGAGTACATACCTACGAGGGAGTATTATCACAGGCACACAAGGTGTTTGTACTGGGAGGGGAAGCTCATCCTTCCATTCGCCGATCAATTTTGGTTCAGGTGTCTTTTTGGCTGGTTGATGCCACCCAAGGTTTCTTTGCTCAAGGCTACTCAAGGTGAAGCTATCAGAAACTATTACCATGAAATGCATATCATCCAGGACATGCTTGTTCCTCTTTACAAGGTTGGGGACGCCCTTGAGTGGGTCCACTGTGAGATGGAG GTATATCCCCTTTGGCTCTGCCCACACAGGCTGTACAAGCTTCCTTTCAAAACAATGGTATATCCTGAGCCAGGGTTTGAGCACCATCATAGACAGGGAGACACGCATCATGCTCAGATGTATACTGATGTTGGGGTTTACTATGCACCAGGCCCCGTGTTGAGGGGTGAGGTATTTGATGGTGCAGCAGCAGTTCAGAAAATGGAGCAATGGTTGATTGAAAATCATGGGTTTCAGCCACAATATGCAGTGTCTGAGCTGAGTGAAAAAAATTTCTGGAGAATGTTTGATGCTGAGCTCTACGAATACTGCAGGAGGAAGTATAAGGCTGTGGGAACATTCATGAGTGTATACTACAAGTCGAAGAAAGGAAGGAAGACTGAGAAGGAAGTGCAGGAAGCCGAACAAGCTATTGTTGAACCTGCTTATGGTGAGGTTGACCAGCCGATGGACTGA